One genomic region from Gemmatimonadota bacterium encodes:
- a CDS encoding TIM barrel protein: MSSNIHFAMGGAIFGAFTTESAELIAKHGLPGVEPYRSGLIAWLDDPQALKALLDERGIRLITASNGGPGQSVAFIDRSKRGETIADHVAFCRDFLKVFGCTHFKINMGSRPQNGTTADDIKAISETVSELGKRTLEMGVTIAPHPHIWGPIERPEEVRALLDQTDPDIVSWIPDTAQLNLGGGDPVQLIDDYYDRLAAVHWKDSKALYRGYTGPTPTKEMHAEEILYKDLGSGGVDHPAIWAMLNERGYDGWITLDLDPPRPNEGEGSVDDKMGINCRYLMETLKVSRF; this comes from the coding sequence GTGTCATCAAATATCCACTTTGCTATGGGCGGCGCCATTTTCGGAGCCTTCACGACTGAATCCGCGGAACTGATTGCTAAGCACGGTCTGCCGGGCGTCGAACCTTACCGCAGTGGCTTAATCGCCTGGCTCGACGACCCGCAGGCGCTGAAGGCCCTCCTCGACGAGCGCGGTATTCGGCTCATTACTGCCTCAAACGGCGGGCCCGGTCAATCGGTGGCGTTCATCGATCGGTCAAAGCGTGGTGAAACAATCGCCGACCACGTCGCTTTCTGCCGCGATTTTCTGAAGGTCTTCGGCTGCACGCACTTCAAGATCAACATGGGGAGCCGCCCGCAGAACGGAACAACTGCGGATGACATCAAAGCGATCTCGGAGACTGTGTCAGAACTCGGCAAGCGAACGCTTGAGATGGGTGTGACGATCGCGCCACACCCGCATATCTGGGGGCCGATCGAGCGACCAGAGGAAGTTCGCGCCCTTCTGGATCAGACCGACCCGGATATCGTGTCCTGGATTCCCGACACTGCACAGCTCAATCTCGGAGGAGGCGATCCCGTTCAGCTCATCGACGATTATTACGACCGACTGGCCGCCGTCCATTGGAAGGATTCGAAGGCGTTGTATCGCGGTTATACTGGCCCAACACCGACGAAAGAGATGCACGCGGAGGAAATTCTGTACAAAGATCTGGGATCTGGTGGTGTTGACCACCCTGCGATTTGGGCCATGCTGAATGAGCGAGGCTACGACGGATGGATCACGCTCGATCTCGATCCCCCGCGTCCAAACGAAGGCGAAGGTTCAGTCGATGACAAAATGGGGATCAACTGCAGGTATCTGATGGAAACATTGAAAGTTTCCCGCTTTTAG